AAACCtcttatttagttgatcaacatattcatttctgctagctaagatatctttttaattctatcatgcgatttgcacaaattgcgttttaatctaatgatagaaatatttctcaaatgcactactattaccattgggattgataactAAGTGTTTAGGAAGAACCacatcatcttttattggatgctcttcttcgtttccgacacgaagcaagaaggcACTGAATACTgaatctgttcttactttatatttcttgtcagttgaatctttttcatttgaggccaaaagtataactttggcaagctagcttttacagtctctgcttttgtcaattttggaactactggtagtacttgacataaattaCCTTCCAAACTATTAATGTTTCACAAAACGGtttattaatatccaatatatctttTGAACTCCGGGCAATTGTTTCGATCGTTTGATATTTAGCCATAAGTGCTTTATCCCATATTATcatttttgctttccttataaatttagcaccatttctctgctttgatatatttatgatggttatttaaattgtttgaagaggtatatcaaatataAAGTGGATGGcctcataataaaatcgttgttggaacaccacttgctattattccTAACaatgtcatgcctcttgatatgatatttgcaagtaatgcatgacatagaaatattatttcgatttcaCCGGAGgtatctacaaagaataatctcaCTATAGCAgggtcgactctttataatatagtcttaaaagcttgttcttgtttaggatttagttttgattgttattcctcagacacttgtataacattttgattcttaataatatactaacctttttactttgtgttctaatgctcttttatggaataaatttatataCCCTAAGATTTtgttttaacttgaataagaattttactcatatgatgaatttaaaaaataactgAATTGGATTTTattgttaaataattaattaaaagatttaattatttagttttaacataaaaaataatttattctatgttgattcagatcttaatattagttcatctcttattttgaatatttattcttaattataattttatctaccataaattttattttcaaagagtaaaagattgatatggtatttcacttttagatctttatgtctgTAGAattattagtggtattgactcttaccaaccatttttttctctttctcacacatttatattcgtaaatattttcttagttgttgtttaataattgggtattttttaatattacacgaaaaattaattaaaaaaatattatttgagtaggaagatagttcaaatataatataaaatatattatcgtaggggtattttttttttcaatttaaacTCTTTATGCAGaccatttaatattatttttattttttcttggtattggacattatggagtatTATtatgggtgtggcccctattgaggacaagatgcgggaagtacggcttagatggtttggacatGTGAGGAGGAGAAGCACAGACATTccagtaaggaggtgtgagaggttgacattggagggccttaggagaggtagaggtaggccgaagatGAGTTGGAGTGAGGTGATTAGGCATGATATGGCGCAGCTACAGCTGACCGAGAACATGACCcgtgataggaaggtgtggaggtcgaagaTTAGTATAGTAGGTTAGATAGTCTAGATTATTCATACCGGTAGTGTTAGTACGTACTCTCGCATTTGGTTGGTAGTAGggttatttgaatttttttttacacTATCTTGTTGTGTAtgctatttttatattatttttcggTGTTGTCCCGTCttatttcttgttattattgTGGTACCTATTCttgcctgagccgagggtctattggaaatagcctctctacctccacaaaaggtagaggtaaggtctgcatacacactaccctccccaaaccccactatgtgggattatactgggtatgttattgttgttgttgttgttgttgttattgttgttgttgttgttgtttattggacattatggagtagTAATGTATCGCtaatacggaggattcttatgaaattgattttattaaaccttcctacatatttttaataagaatttaatagacaaaattttattaatttaaaaaacttaaatattaaattagcatagaaggtattgtataaaaattagcatagaaggtattgtagtccaaaaaataggttattgcagttatgtcctttccccATGAGTTTTttcgtttaatattttagggctattttagtatattaatattgtatttatacttttataataatataggctctactttttctaaatgaatttagacaatataatacattcttaagttaaattagtaataggacattataatacgtttttaaattaaattagtaatagaaaacTTTTAATAactatatcctaaaagtaataggattacatgactaaagatatttacttattCAATTTTATACGAATTAGACAGcccaaaagtaattatactaatagaattCCTAagggtaatcatgtaggattcctaacgtgtagtattatgtcctaaaactaataggattataaggttaatatctagaattccggttatgtccttttattctgagttattatgtttaatattataagattatttttgtaaatcgacattatattcatgcttttataataactagtatctatgaacgtgcgttgcacgttaataattgCACGTAGATATTTAGCCAATAATCAACATTTCGCCTTGAAAATTTGTATTTTAATAATAATACTACAATTGCATGTAGATATGTGTCAAATAGTATGAAATGCATCTCGAAAGTAATAAACCTTCAATTGCATAGATATTCTTAAGTTTtactcaaatatatatatatgagattcaATGACCAATTTCAtagcataaagaaagaaaatatacatATAAACCAAACCAATTCGTTAATAAATTTTTGACACAATTAAAGTTATGTGATTAAATTTGTAAAGACACTTGCAAAATGCAACAATATTAACATTTTTGATGCAACGGTATACTTTAGTTCAGGTATCCAGAAACAGTACCTATTTGAGTTGGACATATACTATCCATATCTGAAATATCAAGAATTCAGCGAATGTCTTCAGCAAATTGGCTCTTCATTTTTCATCCTTTCTTGGTATTACTGTTATCTCTAGCGTGAAAATTTCTACTTTAAAGGTGAATCAAATTGGGTTTATATGTAGACTGTGATATTACTCTTTCCATAAGGATCTAAAATATAATTTTGAACTTTGAAAGTGGTTCAAAAGCACTTAcctagaatttagaaatttcatagaACACTATCctataaagtaaaaataaaatatcgtGAATAAAATAATAGGATAATTAAATTTGCTTCTGCAATACAAATCTATGTGAGTTTTAGCGCAAAATCATTAAGGAGGTTAGATTTTTTTAAACCATAATCACTTATATAAAATAAAGAAGACAAGTACAAATAAAGTTTATGGATAATTCAAATAAATaaacagaaaagaaaacaaaatacgTAATGACCTCCCTTTCTAGAATTTCTTAATCAGAAAAGAGACAATATCTTCTTCTCTGTTTAGTTTTTTAACAAAcacataaagaaaaaaaaaacatacaaaataatatcatattatatattttgaaatttaaaaagatagtattgaaaaaaatcaagaaaagttCACACGGTACAAATCTCATGTAAGCTTTGATCATTCTCTCCCGAAAACTTTTCAGTTAAGAGAATATCGTcacttttttttaaaacaaaccaaaagagaaaaaaaaaaaagcactcTTCGTTAAGAGAATActgttatctttttttttttttttttaattctacaAAAATAATATGTAGATGAATATCACATTATATTAATTTCTTGCTATTTGTTTTGAGAGAAattgatttgaaaaataataatggTTAGATAACGGGATAAAATTACGTAGACTATCCGTATTTGTGATGAAAAGAGATGAGCGACATAAAAATCTAATTAGATAGTTTAAATCTTTTATGTTGCTCCGTGTACATCATTATGTGAATTGTGTAATGTACGTTTCCTATTCAAATTCGTACTTGGTCTAACTGCAAAGTAACTCTAATTCAACTACTAAGGATATAAATTCTTTTTGGAATTAACTTGAGTTTATGTAACCAAAATAAATTTGACTTTATATTACGAATCCTTGTTATTCTAGAAAGtaaatatgatattttttattaaattaccAAAAATCCAAtagaaatatagtaaaataagaCTAAAAAGgtataaaagtcgatcaatatttcagggatattttagtcgttcGATATTTAGCGTGAAACATTcgtgtttttataataatatagatatagatagatagatagatagatagatagataaaagtaaatatagaaaaataaaattggatatatatatatatatataaaaaaaatatcgtTTATTATCATAGTGATATATTTATTCCTTTAAATTTTTACATTACTTATGAAAAATCATGCTGTTTCAACAACCTGATCATTTATATAAGAAAAACATGGAGACATGATACATTTTCAGGGGATAAAAGAGCAACTTCACTTCTTCTTTGTCCGTCTCTCTTTGTCATCTCCGCTTCCAACTACCTATATAGTACACCacgtcttcttcttcttgttcttttCATCCTCCAACTACCACCCACCCCCCCTCTCATATATCTTTAATTACATCTCTTcaaattcttcttcttcaaattctTCTTCCAACCCCACCCACCCTCGATTTCTACTAAGCCCCTACTCCCTGGAACGGTAGAACCCActttcccatatatatatatacatacatatacgcTTTGGGCAAGAAGAAGAGATCATGAGGCTTCTCAAGGCTAAAGGAGAGACTTACAAGGCTGTTGATGATGTTGATCTTGGTCCCAATAGTAATGAATTTTATCTCCGAGCCAACGTCAAAGGTTAGCATCCCCATCACCCATGTGATTcacttcatttttttctttttttctcacaAACATCCTTACTCCGTCTATTCTTATTTATATGGCATtatttttcttattagttagttTTCGTAACAATAACACgcttttattttcaaaataattaaCTTTAAACTCTCTATTTTATCCTAATAAAAAAGTCTTATAGCCACACAAATCATGTTATGACATGTTTAAGATTGTAAGTATCAAAAATCTTATAATCATacaaaatattaattataatatatttaaaatcataACTTTcaaaagttatatatatatatatatatatatatatatatatatatatatatatatatatatatatatatatatatattcttaacgggttaacctAATTAATGAATACATAATTCTAAAAATATTGTCTAAATATTATGAGATAAATTATTAAagttatataaaattataaaataaaaattaaaaaaattcctaAAATGAGAAATTTTGTTCTCATTTAGctagctcaaaaatgaaaaatcataTCTCACGGAAGTTTCAGGTCCCTTATTATGATTTATGATGACTTATATCGgaatattttatgaaaaatattatgATTTCTATAACCTAATACTgaaaataacacacaaaaatacttTTATCACGATTCTTTAATGATTTATCAAATAAAACatattataaattaaatattttagttttttagaAATTTAGATAAAAAGGTTGACTTTATACCTCCTACAAAATTGATAGTGACAATGTAAAGTTTTAAAGAACGGCTAATGTTgaattatattttataacaaataaattaatataaaaaagAATATAGCGAGACATTGTCATTTTTAATTAAATGCAAGGCAGAAAAAATAACAAATGACAGCCCATTTATATTACATTTTATTTTCTGTTATTTTATTCTTATTGCTTCAAATTTATATTTTGCCGATTTGACTCTTAATTTTATACTATAAGcaattttgtttattttttaatttctttcactGCTAATGCTCTTCGTATGAAAATAAATGTACCTTAAGAGTTTTGTCAACTTgacaaataattttatttatatgCTTATCTTGAAAAATAATCGAATCATATTCTTTTGTTAGTTAGTTAATTTAAAAACTTGATTATTTGATCTCAATATTAAACAAAATTTCTTAGTTTTTGTTCATTCAATTTTTTAATattatgtcatcctatttttaattatttaattataattatatatttgtCCAATAAGAAATTTTTTCCAATTAGTAAAAAAATCATATGTCAATTTTGGATCTTTGTATCTTCAAAATTGTTGTGTTTTTGACCCGTGTAAATTTTGATAACTCTTAATCTCTAACATTTTAAATAACAAAAGATCTTATAGTTCATACTTTAATACCAATGGGCTCTAAAGAAagaaatttatataaggtattttgtttaattaattttaaaatcttaaatattaggacttcctaattagttttattactaagtaaaaaatagatttttacttAGTTTTAAAATCTTGTcagtaaaaataattaataactaaattttagttgattttaaagtcctaaaaattagaaaagttacttaaattataattttatctaatgtgaaatctattttaaagggtaaaaatggCGAACTATATTTCACTAAAAGCGTATttgatggttgttacctattgttttgtatcgtattgttaccttaaatacaatatttattttgatttttacaTGAATTTTATTGTATCATATCGTTAAATCTATCGTTATGTACCGACGAAAAGTGttactttatgtaacgaccgatttggtgtggtcgcatCGTTACTTTGTCTTTTTCTCTCACCTTgccctttattattattaaataatctttTACCCTagctttttatataataattccaCCCCGTAACATAATTTTTCTTTGTAATACTGcaagtttatttttcatattacTAGTACGTGACATTATGAAACGACGGCAAACGATACAatttatccaaacattgtattcattAAACGATACAgtataatataatacaatacaatctGATACATTATGAAACTATATGTaaaaaccatccaaacaagttgtaaatgtcttcatgcttttataatagtatagatatagatatatagacacacacacatacactatatatatatatatatatatatatatatatatatatatatatatatatatatatatatatatatatatatatatatatatagacacacatGACTAGGCACATacttacaaaaaataaaaataaaattgaatttTGTGGTGTTAAGCTAAAGTTAAGAACATATACCAAAATATGTTTTGAATATTTTGATCATATACATATCATGTCATTCCTCTAATGGATGAGGCTCATTATGAGTAAACTAAGAATGTTATAATTAAAAGTGTTTACCCGAAGAATCGGATTatgttgaatttatgtatggttctaagggcaagtagattcctttgatctgaaaataacaatacacgtatttatggTGCAAAAATAAAAGATGATGAATAAAGATATTTagtgagctttagaaagataaacacaatgaattcttaatcccagCCAAAAAGTGTCTTCTATTACAAATTATCTTttcttttatagccaaggatcactactttatctatagcaacatgatggaataaatattactagtggaggacccatgatggtgtgtctcctccttaattcccgcagagattctctcctttgatgcggttgtaacagctttttgtctgtgaactcgataccgactcgagctcggtatcggaTTGGAACCTCGGCTTTGGTTTCGAGCTAGGTGATCACTTTtgggcatcgatgttcgggacctgtatcggtcgaTGTTACCTCGGTTGATTCGGACGCCCGagctcgacgcccccatctcggaattcgttcggggtctccatgaagataccccttgattgaaatgccatcctcgatcgatcttcatgacCGAGGATCGATTTTAACtgcatacagatagtccccttatttcTTGAAAAGGAGATGACAAGAAACGATGTGATTTCCCTAAGGTTCGACCGAATCGATAATGACATTTCCATCGGCTTTGActatgacgtacgtgatagctgtcccatcgatttgattttatcgaggcatttaatgtgtgtcagtcggtggtcggccaccgctagaAACGAATCGCCATGCCTTATAAATAGTTTTCACATATAATATTTTCCACTTTTGTGCTTCCTCTTTTCCCAAATTCCCTTTGATTAGTTTCTCTTATTTCGTTGCTTTAGTGCCGCTTATACCGGAGTTACGGTGCTGTCCCCTCTTTCACCTTTCTTTACGATTTTTTCTTCTCATATTAATGGtgaaaacttcaaaaatcgtacctcacaaggagaaagcttcttcctcgCGGCTGTGTGACGATAAGGCGCCGCCCGAGCCGTCCGTTCAAGATTATATTCCAGGCCTGTGTATTTTAAAAActgattttaaggtggagaacccTTCGTCAGTtccgggtcggtgtgagcacgtattgatgtatacatgctctatagcggaggttcacctcgaggccgtcagaaAAGACTACGGCTGGGGTTCTGCGGTTGTGTTACAAATCCCCTCCCCCGATGAGAGCGTCACTACCtatgtggagggatttttaagtgttaCACCTATCCCTTTACGTTAGGAGCTGTCGATCCCGTGATTTTTGATTTTTGcaggagatatcaggtcaccctcggccaaattcatccttccttaTGGCGTATGCTCATCTTATTAcgtttcttctctatcaaagccggagggttggatttttctctgagccaccttatacgactgtatcggcctcagatttatcgtggacttattaggctatatcgtcgggcatcgaaggctttgatgtcgagcatcgatgaagataaggatcgaggctgaATAGGTCGACatattcgagtgaggactcgtgatcttatcccggaggaaaagatgccgtttcctgaaaaatggaacttcgaccgtaagtgatccatgtttgcttttcgtgtcttttttcgtatttgttaatattattttttgatgtccagctgcaccttggatgccacaagctgtgcctgatctcgaggattgggttcgaaagttagcaTCGACTTCATCCTATGTCGAACGCGCTTGGCatgatttggctaaaggtagatgggaggccaagaatcatggtgaggTTTGGTTCCTGTTTCCCTCGAGGTATATTCTGCGTTCATTTCATTATCGGTTTTTCCCTTGTATATAGGTGTAAATAGGGATGCTGTTTTGCGGCCTTTGAGCGGTGATGAAGGAAATAAGCCCTCGGTCCTGGAACAGGGGAAAGAAAAGAAACGAAGGGCTTCCTCTCGGCCGGAAGAccctaagcccaaaactcgaaaggTGAGGAGAAAAATCATTGCGCTTTCGATCAACTCGGTCCATCGATTGagggagaaagaagaagaagaagaagaagaagaagaagaagaagaagaagaagaagaagaagaagaagaagaagaagatagctcctcggctttgATAGTCCGACCTACGGAAGCAGTCGAGGTTGCTAGAGTTGCTGAGTCGATGGCGTCCGTGCCTATCGGGGTTGGTTCCGAAGACCTAAGTCTCGATTggagtactccgagtgatttgctcggggcaaTGGCAATGGGTCATTCACCTTCCCTTCTGTCTTTTTCTGAGTAGGCGTTGAAGGAGGCTCGAGAACTGAAGACTCCCGACATTGGTGCTGGCTCAGGTGCAGCGGATCCTTTTAAGGATTGTTTTACTGGTGTTAATGACAGTTCTGAtatcggtgatgcttctcttttgttagaggaagctcagcgttttattactcgggtaatgattcttccatacttggcttctttgttcttttccatacttggcGGTTCTGATATCGGTGATCCCTTTTTGCTTTATTGGTATTGATGACAGTTTATAACTATGCAGGCCATCGGTAGGTTTCGAgttgatcttagccagtgtgaggtcgaactccggaaggtcctaggtgaaagagatgaccttcggcttctttgtagcaaaaaggaggaggctataaaggatcttcaagcagatttggctaaggttcgtgaagaaagggtcgagctcgatcagcaggtgggcctcgttctgttaaagtatggattCAACTCGACTATGGAAGTTAACCCtccgttgtctcagttgcagcaaaagatcgagaAGATCGGGCTACTTCGGGAGGAGGTCGATCAAATCCGGACCGAATGCAaccagtggaaggagactattgaccgcctggcagcggagaaagaaaccatcttaacaaagttATTATCAGCCGACGTTTAGCTTCGAAACGTCAAGCAAAAGGTGTCAGTTCAGGCTAAGAAAATCGATGAGCTTGAGatacgacttgctgaggctaaggcagaggttgagtcatcgaaacatttggcggataagtctattgctgtatatcgagctgatgctgaggccgctcaggtagaggcccgggaagcggcgaAGATTGCCGAACTTGTTAAGTATAGATctcagagggagaccctcgaggagattcatgctcgaggtttcgatcttaccgaagatgtaagaaaggcaaaagagcttgaagcgAAAGCTGAAGCCTtagcttctgatgatgatgatgatgataatggtagcaaaagcgggtcCGAAGGTGGGGAAGACCCCGACCCAGAAGCTTAGAGTCTAATTCTCATTATCTGTAAATTAATTGCATaggcaattttgtatatatataccaaGGTCGATTTTGATCGATCAGATTTGGAGTGACGTTTTGCTTGTTGAGTTGATGATAATGTGGTGGTTAACGTAAACTCTGAGTAAACGTAGCTTTTTCAATGTTTCAAATTCGATTGGGTCCTTGTTCGAACtcggtagcccgtaggctttaatattTGAGTGTTTATTTTGAACTCGACGCAGAAGTGGCCTGTggacttaatattcgagtgattatttcgaactcgagataatgtggaagcccgtaggcttaatattcgagtgattattttgaaCTCGATGTTGAAATAACccgtaggcttaacggtcgactgagtatttcgaacttgatatagaagtagctcgtaggcttaatatttgagtgtttatttcgaactcgagataatgtggtagcccgtaggcttaatatttgagtgatcatttcgaactcgagataatgtggtaacccgtaggctt
This sequence is a window from Nicotiana tomentosiformis chromosome 5, ASM39032v3, whole genome shotgun sequence. Protein-coding genes within it:
- the LOC108943785 gene encoding uncharacterized protein encodes the protein MPFPEKWNFDPAPWMPQAVPDLEDWVRKLASTSSYVERAWHDLAKGRWEAKNHGVNRDAVLRPLSGDEGNKPSVLEQGKEKKRRASSRPEDPKPKTRKVRRKIIALSINSVHRLREKEEEEEEEEEEEEEEEEEEEEEEDSSSALIVRPTEAVEVARVAESMASVPIGVGSEDLSLDWSTPSDLLGAMAMGHSPSLLSFSE